The uncultured Hyphomonas sp. genome includes a window with the following:
- a CDS encoding phytochelatin synthase family protein has protein sequence MGLRYRVKHLVSRLGYELVEARRQMPPPAAPVPLDMPAGLIALDSPEGLQRLREADAIADYVPLSMHFVTQDTPTFCGPASMSMVLNALGIARPGTSHSDQHGLFDQDNVFTRETHTITPRAEIRRSGTPLSTLGRFFEAHGVDAKTVYASTVTAGAFRETARQVLETPAEYLVVNYNRAEVGQLSGGHISPVAAYHSDSDMFLILDVSRYKYPPFWIAAEELFRAMNVKTGAGITHGYVIVGRKLN, from the coding sequence GTGGGATTGCGCTACCGCGTGAAACACCTGGTTTCCAGGCTGGGTTATGAGCTGGTGGAAGCCCGGCGCCAGATGCCGCCGCCAGCGGCGCCTGTGCCCCTGGACATGCCCGCCGGCCTGATCGCGCTCGACTCGCCCGAAGGCCTGCAGCGCCTGCGCGAGGCAGACGCGATTGCCGACTATGTCCCGCTCAGCATGCACTTCGTCACCCAGGACACGCCCACATTCTGCGGCCCGGCCAGCATGAGCATGGTGCTGAACGCGCTGGGTATCGCCCGTCCGGGCACGTCGCATTCAGACCAGCACGGCCTGTTCGACCAGGACAATGTCTTCACACGCGAGACCCACACTATCACCCCGCGCGCGGAGATCCGGCGCTCCGGCACACCGCTCTCCACGCTCGGCCGGTTCTTTGAGGCACACGGCGTCGACGCGAAGACGGTCTATGCCAGCACGGTGACGGCCGGCGCATTCCGCGAGACGGCGCGGCAGGTTCTCGAAACCCCGGCCGAATATCTGGTGGTGAACTATAATCGCGCTGAAGTCGGACAGCTGTCCGGCGGACACATCTCCCCCGTCGCCGCCTATCATTCGGACTCGGACATGTTCCTTATCCTGGATGTGTCGCGCTACAAATACCCGCCCTTCTGGATCGCGGCGGAGGAATTGTTCCGTGCCATGAATGTGAAGACGGGTGCGGGTATCACGCACGGTTATGTCATCGTCGGCCGGAAGCTGAACTAG
- a CDS encoding OmpA family protein — MNHETVDGEEEARVMRSRRIARRNGHLPFIPFGLVPLAGLGLLFLIALIPFALGVEGATKRAVTEALAANGIDWAETSVSGQSVTITGEAPSGAEAHRAGLIARKAASGTPFGLARPATRVKVPQGPYGPQPEPEAEEAATPPVTPLQGVTDIAIAAPSWTFTLTHGVLTLNGTMPDQETKDAVVRHAFNKIYPPRITGVNDYLDIAGLEAPEGYVDVALRGVNTIAQCDTGQAGFERGRFNLRCELPDTEADAVRREAIASMPLGTVGRIDILPHDAVISCEAELTDLLKNARIEFDSSSAVIDASSNALLEAVAAAVKACPGTLRIEGHTDSTGPEDENEVLSRNRALAVRNALVAREVDPERLIAEGYGASHPVAGNTTPEGRARNRRIEIRVVRASE, encoded by the coding sequence GTGAACCATGAAACCGTCGACGGGGAAGAAGAGGCGCGCGTCATGCGTTCGCGCCGCATTGCCCGTAGAAATGGTCACCTGCCTTTCATCCCGTTTGGCCTGGTCCCGCTGGCCGGGCTGGGTCTGCTGTTCCTGATTGCGCTGATCCCGTTTGCCCTGGGCGTAGAGGGCGCCACGAAGCGGGCCGTCACAGAGGCGCTGGCCGCCAATGGCATCGACTGGGCAGAGACATCCGTCAGCGGACAATCGGTCACCATTACCGGCGAAGCCCCCTCCGGCGCCGAGGCGCATAGGGCCGGCCTGATCGCCCGCAAGGCCGCGTCCGGCACACCGTTCGGTCTCGCCCGGCCGGCCACCCGCGTGAAGGTGCCGCAAGGCCCCTACGGCCCCCAGCCTGAGCCGGAAGCGGAAGAGGCCGCCACCCCGCCCGTAACGCCGCTGCAGGGCGTCACCGATATTGCGATTGCCGCCCCGTCCTGGACCTTCACACTGACCCATGGGGTCCTGACGCTGAACGGCACGATGCCGGATCAGGAAACGAAGGACGCGGTCGTGCGTCATGCCTTCAACAAGATCTATCCGCCGCGCATCACCGGCGTGAACGACTATCTCGATATTGCCGGGCTGGAGGCGCCGGAAGGCTATGTCGATGTGGCGCTGCGCGGTGTGAACACGATTGCCCAGTGCGACACCGGGCAGGCAGGGTTCGAACGCGGACGGTTCAATCTGCGCTGCGAACTGCCCGACACGGAAGCCGACGCTGTGCGCCGCGAGGCGATTGCCTCCATGCCGCTCGGCACGGTCGGCCGGATCGACATCCTGCCGCACGATGCGGTCATCAGCTGTGAGGCGGAACTCACCGATTTACTGAAGAATGCGCGGATCGAATTCGACTCCTCCAGTGCCGTGATCGATGCCTCCAGCAATGCGCTGCTGGAGGCGGTCGCGGCGGCGGTGAAGGCCTGTCCCGGTACGCTGCGCATTGAAGGCCACACCGATTCCACCGGCCCGGAAGACGAAAATGAAGTGCTGAGCCGCAACCGTGCACTCGCCGTCCGCAACGCGCTGGTCGCCCGCGAGGTCGACCCGGAGCGCCTGATTGCCGAAGGCTATGGCGCCTCCCACCCGGTCGCCGGAAACACCACACCGGAGGGGCGCGCGCGCAACCGCCGGATCGAGATCCGCGTCGTGCGGGCGTCCGAATGA
- a CDS encoding TetR/AcrR family transcriptional regulator, producing MSVYLVNSVHFSNVDHGFGMDSDYPLEQTPATRRRNKVREAILAAAERMFAKEGESGLSIRRLAEEIDYSPSAIYKYFGSKEELLEELKNSFFERLLDRVDGVSAANQNFHDRARACVTTYVSTATARPHHYAAAFSSVPTPEEMAARRHLSWDDFIATPKGQAFKILVDLVEEGQALGVFDPALEPIKAAKSIWASSHGLALLMIHMPILPDVQPCPTQTDGVFVAYHADIVMRGLAVPADPPHKNGTR from the coding sequence ATGTCAGTCTATTTGGTGAACAGTGTTCACTTTTCGAACGTTGATCATGGTTTCGGCATGGATTCAGACTATCCTCTTGAGCAGACCCCGGCGACGCGGCGGCGCAACAAGGTGCGCGAGGCGATCCTCGCTGCGGCCGAGCGCATGTTCGCGAAAGAGGGCGAAAGCGGCCTGTCGATCCGGCGGCTGGCCGAGGAGATCGATTACTCCCCGTCGGCCATCTACAAATATTTCGGCTCCAAGGAGGAGCTGCTGGAGGAGCTGAAGAACAGTTTCTTCGAGCGCCTGCTGGACCGTGTGGACGGTGTCTCTGCCGCCAACCAGAATTTCCACGACCGGGCCCGGGCCTGCGTGACGACTTATGTCTCCACAGCCACCGCCCGGCCGCACCATTATGCGGCGGCGTTCTCGTCCGTGCCGACGCCTGAGGAAATGGCCGCGCGCCGGCATCTCAGCTGGGACGATTTCATCGCCACGCCCAAGGGGCAGGCGTTCAAGATCCTGGTCGACCTGGTGGAGGAAGGCCAGGCGCTCGGCGTGTTCGACCCGGCGCTGGAGCCGATCAAGGCGGCCAAATCCATCTGGGCGTCCTCCCACGGGCTGGCGCTGTTGATGATCCACATGCCGATCCTGCCGGACGTGCAGCCCTGTCCGACCCAAACCGATGGCGTCTTTGTCGCGTATCACGCAGATATCGTGATGCGCGGCCTCGCCGTGCCTGCTGATCCTCCGCACAAGAACGGAACACGCTGA
- a CDS encoding efflux RND transporter permease subunit has protein sequence MIKALSLFYRLPRLTALAMLIMMIGGLGSMLTLGRQEDPTLVERYGNVVAFLPGADAERMEALVTEPLESALMELPEVNELHSTSRAGVSQISLDIRDDLGATEVDNAWTLVRQKVTQAQAQFPPGVSVPEVTQQYVGAATLVVGIRWESEAEPPLAVMRRLALDLQDRFERLPGTELTETFGLPSEEVRVVMDPDALAATGLSFRQAAAALAAADSKAPAGRLRAEGGNVGFQIGGEFDSISRVRSVPIIQRGDGTAVRLGDIADVRKGLADPPVNMAFENGARAILIGVYISPGQRVDKWADTAHAVVEDFARDTPPDLSIRTIFDQSKYTNARLNGLAQNLLISALIVFCVLFLTMGWRSALVVGAALPLTVALVLILFKVFGHPLHQMSVTGLVISLGLLIDNAIVVVDDFDQWRVRGLNRMDAIERSLKHLFAPLGASTLTTALAFAPIAMLPGGAGEFIGMIGLSVVFAICSSFLISMTVIPAMAGWFDRTRGWERGEASRPRRWWRDGITIDFISDGYRATVEAVLRFPPLGIVLGITPAILGFWLAGQLPNQFFPQTERDQFQLTLELPPEASLADTEAATRRATELIRSIEGVKDVTWVLGEPAPRVYYNAINNTRGVEGLASGWVQLDNNLRTRQTVADVQRMVRAEFPSARFLALPYEQGPPADAPVEFRILGDDFETLNRLGNETRAVLAQTPGVTYTVASLQLGAPTMKLDADETAAALTGERLTDLAADLNAELEGVQAGSVLEGTEELPVMVIAPDSRRRELSNLRSATVGSGAGGTPLSALGQLSLNPETAVITRWDGQRMNQILAYLEPYTIPAPVLADYQARLDAAGFTVPAGYSVVIGGEAENSAEAVTDLASVGVPLILVMAGAIMLVFNSFRMMVLILSTGFLSIGLAFFGVWLFNLPMGFNAIVGSLGLLGISINASIVVLSLLKADPWAMADDVIRQREIVVDATRHIVATTLTTMGGFIPILLSGDNFWLPLAAGISGGVAGSALLSLYFTPAIFRIMTYKPVRRLFGYRPALPETSGE, from the coding sequence ATGATCAAAGCGCTCAGTCTCTTCTATCGCCTGCCGCGCCTGACGGCGCTGGCGATGCTGATCATGATGATCGGCGGCCTGGGGTCCATGCTGACGCTGGGCCGTCAGGAAGATCCGACACTGGTCGAGCGCTATGGCAATGTGGTCGCCTTCCTGCCGGGCGCCGATGCCGAGCGGATGGAGGCGCTGGTCACCGAGCCGCTGGAATCGGCCCTGATGGAATTGCCGGAAGTGAACGAGCTTCACTCAACTTCCCGGGCCGGTGTGTCTCAGATCTCGCTGGACATCCGCGACGATCTCGGCGCCACCGAGGTCGACAATGCCTGGACGCTGGTCCGCCAGAAGGTGACCCAGGCGCAGGCGCAGTTCCCGCCTGGCGTCTCCGTGCCGGAAGTGACGCAGCAATATGTCGGCGCGGCCACGCTGGTGGTCGGCATCCGATGGGAGAGCGAGGCCGAGCCCCCGCTGGCCGTGATGCGCCGCCTCGCGCTGGACCTGCAGGACCGGTTCGAACGCCTTCCGGGCACAGAGCTGACCGAGACTTTTGGCCTGCCATCGGAAGAGGTGCGCGTGGTCATGGACCCGGATGCGCTGGCCGCGACGGGGCTCTCTTTCCGCCAGGCCGCGGCAGCGCTGGCGGCAGCCGATTCCAAGGCGCCGGCCGGGCGGCTGAGGGCGGAGGGCGGCAATGTCGGGTTCCAGATCGGCGGCGAGTTCGACTCCATCTCGCGCGTACGGTCCGTGCCCATCATCCAGCGCGGCGATGGCACGGCGGTGCGCCTTGGCGACATTGCCGATGTCCGCAAGGGGCTGGCCGATCCGCCGGTGAACATGGCCTTCGAGAATGGCGCGCGGGCGATCCTGATCGGCGTCTATATCTCGCCCGGCCAGCGTGTCGACAAATGGGCCGACACGGCGCATGCCGTGGTTGAGGATTTCGCCCGCGACACACCGCCGGACCTCTCGATCCGGACCATTTTCGACCAGAGCAAATACACCAATGCGCGCCTCAACGGCCTTGCGCAGAACCTGCTGATTTCAGCGCTGATCGTGTTCTGCGTCCTGTTCCTCACCATGGGCTGGCGTTCGGCCCTGGTGGTGGGGGCGGCGCTGCCGCTGACCGTGGCGCTGGTGCTGATCCTGTTCAAGGTGTTCGGCCATCCGCTGCACCAGATGTCGGTGACGGGGCTGGTCATTTCGCTGGGCCTGCTGATCGACAATGCCATCGTCGTGGTCGACGATTTCGACCAGTGGCGCGTGCGCGGGCTGAACCGGATGGACGCGATTGAGCGCAGCCTGAAACACCTTTTCGCGCCGCTTGGCGCCTCGACGCTGACCACGGCGCTGGCCTTCGCGCCGATTGCAATGCTGCCCGGCGGAGCGGGGGAGTTCATCGGCATGATCGGCCTGTCGGTTGTGTTTGCGATCTGCTCCTCCTTCCTCATTTCGATGACCGTGATCCCGGCCATGGCGGGCTGGTTTGACCGGACGCGCGGCTGGGAACGCGGCGAGGCAAGCCGTCCGCGCCGCTGGTGGCGGGACGGCATCACCATCGATTTTATCTCAGACGGATACCGCGCGACGGTGGAGGCCGTGCTGCGTTTCCCGCCGCTGGGCATCGTGCTGGGCATTACCCCGGCGATCCTCGGCTTCTGGCTGGCTGGCCAGTTGCCCAACCAGTTCTTCCCCCAGACCGAGCGGGACCAGTTTCAGCTGACCCTGGAACTGCCGCCCGAAGCGAGCCTCGCCGACACCGAGGCGGCAACCCGGCGGGCGACTGAACTGATCCGGTCCATCGAAGGCGTGAAGGACGTAACCTGGGTGCTGGGGGAGCCAGCCCCGCGGGTCTATTACAATGCCATCAACAATACACGCGGCGTGGAGGGGCTGGCCTCCGGCTGGGTCCAGCTGGACAATAATCTCCGTACACGCCAGACCGTCGCCGACGTGCAGCGCATGGTTCGGGCAGAGTTCCCGTCTGCGCGCTTCCTGGCGCTGCCTTATGAGCAGGGGCCGCCCGCCGATGCGCCGGTGGAGTTCCGCATCCTCGGGGATGATTTCGAAACACTGAACCGGCTGGGCAACGAGACACGCGCTGTGCTCGCCCAGACGCCGGGCGTGACCTACACGGTCGCCTCACTGCAACTCGGTGCGCCGACCATGAAGCTCGATGCCGACGAGACGGCAGCGGCCCTGACGGGCGAGCGCCTGACCGATCTTGCTGCGGACCTCAACGCCGAACTGGAAGGCGTGCAGGCAGGCTCCGTGCTGGAAGGCACCGAGGAGCTGCCCGTCATGGTCATCGCGCCGGACAGCCGCCGGCGTGAACTGTCGAACCTCCGTTCGGCGACCGTCGGTTCCGGGGCCGGCGGGACGCCCCTGTCAGCGCTGGGCCAGCTGTCGCTCAATCCGGAGACGGCGGTGATCACGCGCTGGGACGGCCAGCGGATGAACCAGATCCTCGCCTATCTGGAGCCCTACACGATCCCGGCGCCCGTGCTGGCCGACTACCAGGCGCGCCTCGACGCGGCGGGCTTCACCGTGCCGGCGGGCTACAGCGTCGTGATCGGCGGGGAGGCGGAGAACTCGGCGGAGGCGGTGACCGACCTTGCCAGCGTCGGCGTCCCGCTGATCCTGGTCATGGCCGGGGCGATCATGCTGGTGTTCAACTCCTTCCGCATGATGGTGCTGATCCTGTCGACCGGCTTCCTGTCTATCGGCCTCGCTTTCTTCGGCGTGTGGCTGTTCAACCTGCCCATGGGCTTCAATGCGATTGTCGGCAGCCTGGGCCTGCTGGGGATTTCCATCAATGCCTCGATCGTGGTGCTGAGCCTGCTGAAGGCGGATCCGTGGGCGATGGCCGACGATGTGATCCGCCAGCGCGAGATTGTCGTGGATGCCACGCGCCATATCGTGGCGACCACGCTGACCACGATGGGCGGCTTCATCCCGATCCTCCTGTCCGGGGATAATTTCTGGCTGCCGCTGGCGGCGGGAATCTCCGGCGGTGTGGCCGGATCGGCCCTGCTGTCGCTGTATTTCACCCCCGCGATCTTCCGGATCATGACCTACAAGCCCGTCCGCCGCCTGTTCGGCTACAGGCCCGCCCTGCCGGAGACATCCGGCGAATGA
- a CDS encoding nitroreductase — MTKRFPPAPPLGEPMLAVRPSAEARTLLALRRSANKQFMAAPGPSPDDLDELLQIAARVPDHRKLAPWRFVVFEGEARARFGEGLADIRAGRGDPEQEVDSARKLLLRAPVVVCVISSPVNDGRTPVWEQELSTGAVCYNLLLAANASGWAGNWLSEWPAFDDDAGKLLGLEDGERVAGFIYLGTATCDPPERPRADMAEKITRWEG, encoded by the coding sequence ATGACGAAAAGGTTTCCTCCCGCCCCGCCCCTCGGTGAACCCATGCTGGCCGTCAGGCCCAGCGCAGAGGCCCGTACCCTGCTCGCGCTGCGCCGGTCCGCGAACAAGCAGTTCATGGCCGCGCCCGGCCCTTCGCCGGATGATCTGGATGAATTGCTGCAGATCGCAGCCCGCGTGCCGGACCATCGCAAGCTCGCCCCCTGGCGCTTTGTCGTGTTCGAGGGCGAGGCCCGCGCCCGTTTTGGCGAGGGGCTCGCAGACATCCGCGCCGGACGCGGCGATCCCGAACAGGAAGTCGATTCAGCGCGCAAACTGTTGCTGCGCGCGCCGGTCGTCGTCTGCGTGATTTCCTCGCCGGTGAATGACGGCCGCACGCCGGTCTGGGAACAGGAACTTTCCACCGGGGCCGTCTGCTACAATTTGCTGCTGGCCGCCAATGCCAGCGGATGGGCTGGCAACTGGCTGTCGGAATGGCCGGCCTTCGATGATGACGCCGGCAAGCTGCTGGGCCTGGAAGACGGCGAGCGCGTCGCCGGGTTCATTTATCTGGGAACAGCGACCTGCGATCCGCCTGAACGCCCCCGCGCCGACATGGCCGAAAAGATCACGCGCTGGGAGGGCTGA
- the queF gene encoding preQ(1) synthase produces MSDNPIYQNLGQLGQQTTQPQSPEEAQLERVPNPHAGTLYLTRFVAPEFTSLCPVTGQPDFAHLVIDYAPGEWLVESKSLKLYLTSFRNHGAFHEDCTVSIGKRIFDFTEAKWLRISGYWYPRGGIPIDVFWQSGEVPAGLYVPDTGVASYRGRG; encoded by the coding sequence ATGTCTGACAATCCGATCTACCAGAACCTCGGCCAGCTCGGCCAACAGACCACTCAGCCGCAAAGCCCGGAAGAGGCTCAGCTGGAGCGCGTGCCGAACCCGCATGCCGGCACGCTGTACCTGACGCGTTTCGTGGCGCCGGAGTTCACCTCGCTCTGCCCGGTGACCGGCCAGCCGGATTTCGCGCACCTCGTGATCGACTATGCGCCGGGTGAGTGGCTGGTGGAATCCAAGAGCCTGAAGCTCTACCTCACCAGCTTCCGCAATCATGGTGCCTTCCATGAAGACTGCACCGTCTCCATCGGCAAGCGCATTTTCGACTTCACCGAGGCCAAATGGCTGCGCATCAGCGGCTACTGGTATCCGCGCGGCGGCATTCCGATCGACGTGTTCTGGCAGTCCGGCGAGGTGCCGGCCGGGCTCTATGTGCCGGACACCGGCGTCGCCTCGTACCGCGGACGGGGCTAG
- the cysE gene encoding serine O-acetyltransferase gives MPDTNPDIGAPPPAWKRLRFEAAAAAADEPSLAGYINAAILAHDTLCDALAYHLAEKIGDSTIGTQQVRDILSDACESHDELVDKAEADMMAVLERDPACRGLLQPFLFFKGFQALQTHRIANVLWREGRETLAFHFQSRASELFGVDIHPAARIGRGVMLDHATDITIGETTVVGDGCSILQGVTLGGTGKEVGDRHPKIGRGVLVSVGAKVLGNIHVGDEAKVAAGSVVLKDVPAHCTVAGVPAKIVSGPSCCEPARTMDQSLPDAAEN, from the coding sequence ATGCCAGACACCAATCCCGACATCGGCGCCCCGCCGCCCGCCTGGAAGCGCCTGCGCTTCGAAGCTGCAGCCGCGGCAGCAGATGAGCCCTCGCTGGCCGGCTATATCAATGCCGCAATCCTGGCCCATGATACGCTGTGCGATGCGCTGGCTTATCACCTGGCCGAAAAGATCGGGGATTCCACCATCGGCACCCAGCAGGTGCGGGATATTCTGTCGGATGCCTGCGAGTCCCATGACGAACTCGTCGACAAGGCTGAGGCCGACATGATGGCCGTTCTGGAGCGCGACCCGGCCTGCCGCGGCCTGCTGCAGCCCTTCCTGTTCTTCAAAGGCTTCCAGGCCCTGCAGACTCACCGCATCGCCAATGTGCTGTGGCGCGAGGGCCGCGAGACGCTGGCCTTCCACTTCCAGTCCCGTGCTTCCGAATTGTTCGGCGTCGATATTCACCCTGCTGCCCGGATCGGGCGCGGCGTGATGCTGGACCACGCGACAGACATCACCATCGGTGAGACGACCGTGGTCGGCGATGGTTGCTCCATCCTGCAGGGCGTGACGCTGGGCGGCACCGGCAAGGAAGTCGGCGACCGTCACCCGAAGATCGGCCGCGGCGTGCTGGTGTCCGTCGGGGCGAAAGTTCTGGGTAACATCCATGTTGGCGACGAGGCCAAGGTCGCCGCCGGGTCGGTCGTCCTGAAGGATGTTCCGGCGCACTGCACCGTGGCAGGGGTTCCGGCGAAGATTGTTTCCGGCCCGTCCTGCTGCGAGCCTGCGAGAACCATGGACCAATCGCTGCCGGACGCTGCCGAGAACTGA
- a CDS encoding efflux RND transporter periplasmic adaptor subunit, protein MTHSHPYEGNEVREKKPTVLKGLVFLLLLIAIGAGLFYAATRLRSAEGPKVAHDAPAPLTVAVVTVERTDAFDLKESYTGLAEARRTSMLGFASSGRIAEIRADVGDKVKTGAMLAKLDTRSLQAQLASARAQVQEARASHDLALSTVQRQRQLKLQGHVSQQRVDEAEAQANTALARVEAAKAQADTLRVQIDLAAITAPFDGVVTQRLSDEGAIAAAGQPILELVENSHLEARLGLPAASAALLEPGKEYKLVADTGEVTARLRNITGVIDANQRTVGAIFDIENPEAIDAGAVVRLALDRSVGEEGFWVPVKALSAASRGLWTVYVADPSGGGWNAVPRPVEMVHSDGDRAYVRGPIQPGERVIVDGLQRITPGMPVTPRESQRADLSDD, encoded by the coding sequence ATGACGCACTCGCACCCTTATGAGGGGAATGAGGTCAGGGAGAAGAAACCCACTGTGCTCAAGGGGCTGGTTTTCCTGCTCCTGCTGATCGCAATCGGTGCGGGCCTTTTCTATGCCGCGACGCGCCTGCGCAGCGCGGAAGGGCCGAAAGTGGCGCATGACGCCCCGGCCCCGCTGACCGTGGCCGTGGTTACGGTCGAACGGACGGACGCTTTCGACCTCAAGGAAAGTTATACCGGCCTCGCCGAAGCGCGCCGCACCAGCATGCTGGGCTTTGCCTCCAGCGGGCGGATCGCCGAGATCCGGGCCGATGTCGGCGACAAGGTGAAGACCGGCGCCATGCTGGCAAAACTCGATACGCGCAGCCTGCAGGCACAGCTCGCCTCGGCCCGTGCGCAGGTGCAGGAAGCCCGCGCCTCGCATGACCTTGCGCTCAGCACCGTGCAGCGACAGCGCCAGCTGAAACTGCAGGGCCATGTCTCGCAGCAGCGCGTCGATGAGGCCGAAGCGCAGGCCAACACTGCGCTCGCCCGCGTCGAAGCCGCCAAGGCGCAGGCCGACACGCTCCGTGTCCAGATTGACCTTGCTGCCATCACGGCGCCGTTCGATGGGGTAGTGACACAGCGCCTGTCCGATGAAGGCGCCATCGCAGCGGCGGGCCAGCCGATCCTCGAACTGGTGGAGAATAGCCATCTCGAAGCGCGCCTCGGCCTGCCGGCCGCCAGTGCGGCGCTGCTGGAGCCGGGCAAGGAATACAAACTGGTCGCCGATACGGGCGAAGTGACGGCGCGCCTGCGCAATATCACCGGCGTGATCGATGCCAACCAGCGCACGGTTGGGGCCATCTTCGACATCGAGAACCCGGAGGCGATTGATGCGGGCGCCGTTGTGCGGCTGGCGCTGGACCGCAGCGTCGGCGAGGAAGGCTTCTGGGTGCCTGTGAAAGCCCTGTCGGCGGCGTCCCGCGGACTATGGACCGTTTACGTCGCCGACCCTTCCGGAGGGGGCTGGAATGCCGTGCCGCGTCCGGTCGAAATGGTGCACAGCGATGGCGACCGCGCCTATGTGCGCGGGCCGATCCAGCCGGGTGAACGGGTGATCGTCGACGGCCTGCAGCGTATCACGCCCGGCATGCCGGTGACGCCCCGCGAATCCCAGCGGGCAGACCTGTCTGACGACTGA
- a CDS encoding SUMF1/EgtB/PvdO family nonheme iron enzyme: MLRLFLLGIAGFFAVLVSEAQAVKPARYALVIGNSDYQQRGWQLANPANDARLMAETLADVGFQVDLVLNAGEDRMEEAFAAHGAHLKAGGTQAVGVIYYAGHGVQSQGLNYLVPVDANARSEQDIWRQAPRLGDALRYVEDAGNAVNFVILDACRDNPLPSATRSTGGGLAEVKPARGLLISYSTAPGYVAYDGDGTNSAFALALAQTLKQQNLIAEQVFKRVADNVNAATGGLQTPFYNSGLTGADFCFAGCSGAAAPAPTVISDSVASTRLPAGTRSTASTEDAAAASPAASPAGGTVSTLVRQAAFAAAANGGPVEARKFRDCTDCPQMVAIPAGTYMMGSPETEPERKETEGPQWSPQVAIFAASEKEITWDALDACIASGGCAGNKAKAETRSDRWKRGAMPVINITWWEAMDYIRWLNEQVEGEPYRLLTEAEWEYAARAGTTTAFNTGDFLTDKDANFNAGGRQYNGGPKGKWPRQPMPAGAYPPNAFGLYDMHGNAAEWVADCWFHDYLGRYGDAAAEQGAEKCSRVVRGGGWEKIPSYVRSAVRDAYPSSGRDDAIGFRVARDADPS; the protein is encoded by the coding sequence ATGCTTCGCCTGTTCCTGCTTGGAATTGCAGGATTTTTTGCCGTGCTGGTCTCAGAGGCCCAAGCGGTCAAGCCTGCGCGCTATGCGCTGGTCATCGGAAATTCTGACTATCAGCAGCGCGGATGGCAGCTCGCCAATCCCGCAAATGACGCCCGGCTGATGGCTGAAACGCTGGCCGATGTTGGCTTTCAGGTCGATCTCGTCCTCAATGCCGGCGAAGACCGGATGGAGGAGGCGTTCGCCGCCCATGGGGCCCATCTGAAGGCTGGCGGCACGCAGGCGGTGGGGGTGATCTATTATGCCGGGCACGGCGTGCAGTCGCAGGGGCTGAACTATCTGGTGCCGGTGGATGCCAATGCCCGGTCCGAACAGGACATCTGGCGCCAGGCGCCGCGCCTCGGCGATGCGCTGCGCTATGTCGAGGATGCGGGCAATGCCGTCAATTTCGTGATCCTCGATGCCTGCCGGGACAATCCGCTGCCTAGCGCCACGCGCAGCACCGGCGGCGGGCTGGCGGAAGTGAAGCCCGCGCGCGGGCTGCTGATCTCCTATTCCACCGCGCCCGGCTATGTCGCCTATGACGGCGACGGCACCAACTCCGCTTTCGCGCTGGCACTGGCGCAGACGCTGAAACAGCAGAACCTGATCGCCGAACAGGTGTTCAAGCGGGTGGCAGACAATGTGAATGCGGCGACCGGCGGGCTGCAGACCCCGTTCTACAATTCCGGCCTGACGGGTGCCGATTTCTGTTTTGCCGGATGCAGCGGCGCGGCAGCCCCTGCGCCCACGGTGATTTCGGATTCCGTGGCGTCCACGCGCCTGCCAGCCGGAACGCGCTCCACGGCTTCGACGGAGGACGCGGCGGCCGCAAGCCCGGCGGCGTCCCCGGCCGGAGGCACCGTCTCCACACTGGTGCGTCAGGCTGCGTTCGCGGCGGCGGCCAATGGCGGCCCGGTCGAGGCGCGCAAGTTCAGGGATTGCACAGACTGTCCCCAAATGGTGGCCATTCCGGCTGGCACGTACATGATGGGCTCGCCGGAGACCGAACCGGAGCGCAAGGAAACAGAAGGCCCGCAATGGTCGCCGCAGGTCGCCATATTCGCGGCCTCTGAGAAAGAGATCACCTGGGACGCTCTGGACGCTTGCATCGCGTCAGGCGGCTGCGCCGGGAACAAGGCGAAAGCCGAAACACGGTCAGACCGCTGGAAGCGCGGCGCCATGCCGGTGATCAACATCACCTGGTGGGAGGCGATGGACTATATCCGCTGGCTGAACGAACAGGTGGAGGGCGAGCCCTACCGCCTGCTGACCGAGGCCGAGTGGGAGTATGCCGCCCGGGCGGGTACGACCACGGCCTTCAACACCGGCGACTTTCTCACCGACAAGGACGCGAACTTCAATGCCGGCGGGCGCCAGTATAATGGCGGACCGAAAGGGAAATGGCCGCGCCAGCCCATGCCGGCCGGCGCCTATCCGCCGAACGCGTTCGGCCTTTATGACATGCATGGCAACGCGGCCGAATGGGTCGCCGATTGCTGGTTCCACGACTATCTGGGCCGCTATGGAGACGCCGCGGCAGAACAGGGCGCGGAGAAATGCTCCCGCGTCGTGCGTGGTGGCGGCTGGGAAAAGATCCCGTCCTATGTCCGGTCTGCCGTTCGGGATGCCTATCCTTCCAGCGGCCGGGACGATGCCATCGGCTTCCGTGTGGCGAGGGATGCCGACCCGTCATGA